Below is a genomic region from Actinoallomurus bryophytorum.
CGGCGCGTCGACGAGGAGACGGTCCGCCCGTTCGTACGGGACGGGGGTCCGCTGTGCCGGTTGACGCTCGTGACCTTGGACGCCGTGCGCCACGTGCTCGTCGTGGTCGCCCATCACCTGGTGTTCGACGGCGGCTCCAAGGACATCCTGGTCGCCGAGCTCGCGGCCGGCTACCGGGCGGCCTGTGACGGCGTCGCGCCGGACCTGCCGCCATTGCCGGAACAACCCCTCGGGCGGCCGGACGAGACCGGGGCGCGGGAGTTCTGGGCGGGCCGGTGGAGCCCCGCGGGCGATGTCGTCCTGCCGGGCACGGACGCGGCGGACGGGGGAGACGGTGCGGAGTCGGTCGACGTCGGCATCGACGCCGGGCTGTCCCGCGCGATCGGTGAGGCGGCGACGCGGATCGGGGTGACCCGCTTCGAGCTGTTCCTCACCGGCCTGCGTGCGGTGCTGCTGCGGTACGGCAACGACCCGGTGACCGTGGCGGTGGACCTGGGCACGCGCACCGAGCCGGCACGGCACCGGATCGGCATGTTCGTCAACCAGCTGCCGGTCACCGGGGACCTGGACGCCCATGCCGCCTTCGGCGACGCCGCGCGCGCGACACGGGACACTCTGCGCGAGCTCTACGCGGTGCGCGCCGTCCCGCTCGGCCGGGCGGCGGGCGGCGTGCCGGCCGGTCTCGCGCTCGCGCCCGTCTCGGTCAGCTACCGCCGGCGCGCGGAGGCGCCGCGATGGCACGGAGCGCTGACCGCGAGGGTCGACTGGACGCGTTTCAACCATGCCGCTCGCGAGACGCTGCACCTGCAGATCGTGGACGCGCCGGACGGCACGACCGCCTCGCTGCAGTTCCGGCCCGGCACCGTGAGCACGGACGGCGTACGGCGGATCGCCGGACATCTGCGCACCCTCCTGCGTGCCGCCGCCGAGAACCCGGACCAGTCGCTGGCCGGGCTCCCGCTCCTCACCGCCGCTGAATGGCGGCAGGTGGTCGTGGACGCGAACGACACCGGCGCGGACTATCCCGACACGACCACCGTGGACCGGCTGATCGCCGCCCAGGCGCGGCGCACGCCGGACGCGACGGCCGTCGAGTCCGGCGACGAGCGTGTCACCTACGCCGGGCTGAACGCGCGGGCGAACCGGCTCGCGCACCTCCTGCGTGAGGAGGGCGTGCGCCCCGGCGGGGTCGTCGGGGTGCTGGCCCGCCGCTCGGCCGACCTCGTCATCGGCCTGCTCGCCGTGCTGAAGGCCGGAGCGGCGTACCTGCCGCTGGACCCGGACCAGCCCGACGAGCGGCTGGCGTTCATGCTGACGGACGCCGGCGCGAAGCTCGTGCTGACCGCGAGCCTGCTGGCCCCGAGGCTGGGCGGCGCGGACGTACGCGCCGTGCTGCTCGAACACGCGCCGGACGGACGGTCCGCCGAGGACCTCGAGCCCGCGGCGGGGCCGGGCGATCCCGCGTACCTCATCTACACCTCCGGGTCGACCGGGACGCCGAAGGGCGTGCTGAACAGCCACCGTGGGCTGTGCAACCGGCTCGACTGGATGCAGCGGGCCTTCCCGCTGGGCGCCGACGACACGGTGCTCCAGAAGACGCCGATCGGCTTCGACGTCTCGGTCTGGGAGTTGTTCTGGCCGCTGATGACCGGCGCCAGGCTCGTGATGGCGAGCCCGGGCGGGCACCGCGACCCGGCGTACCTGCGCGAGGTCATCACCGAACGGCGCGTCACGACCGTGCACTTCGTGCCCTCGATGCTCGGCGTCTTCCTCGAACAGCCGGACGCCGAGTCGTGCGCGAGCCTGCGCCGCACCATCTGCAGCGGCGAGGAGCTCACGACGGCACTCGCCGCCGAGTTCCTGCGGCGGATGCCGGGTGAGCTGCACAACCTGTACGGCCCGACCGAGGCGGCCATCGACGTCAGCTCCTGGCGCTGCGAACCCGGGCTCGTGGCCGGCCGGCGGCGGCTGCCGATCGGGCGCCCGATTCAGAACATGCGTCTGTACGTGGTGGACCGATGGGGAAACCCGGTGCCTGCCGGGGTCCCGGGCGAGCTGCTGATCGGCGGCCCCGGCGTGGCCCTGGGCTACCTGGGCCGGGAGGAGCTGACCGCCGAACGTTTCGTCCCCGACCGGTTCGTGCCCGGGGCGCGGCTCTACCGCACCGGGGACCTGGCACGCCTGCGCGAGGACGGCGACCTGGACTACCTCGGCCGGATCGACCGGCAGGTCAAGCTGCGCGGCAACCGGATCGAGCCGGGGGAGGTCGAGGCGGCCCTCCTGGCCCACCCCGACGTCGCCCAGGCCGCCGTGGTCGTCGCCGGTGCCGAGGACGACAGGCGCCTCGTCGCCTACGTGGTCTCCGGCCC
It encodes:
- a CDS encoding non-ribosomal peptide synthetase, encoding MSEATAMSPEQAGVWFTEEFGQTGTAYHLPLTIEFEGELDVEALRSACAAVVRRHPVLATTVRVSDGVPYLAPSPEPALDVVDLSALPEDRRSEAAWRRVDEETVRPFVRDGGPLCRLTLVTLDAVRHVLVVVAHHLVFDGGSKDILVAELAAGYRAACDGVAPDLPPLPEQPLGRPDETGAREFWAGRWSPAGDVVLPGTDAADGGDGAESVDVGIDAGLSRAIGEAATRIGVTRFELFLTGLRAVLLRYGNDPVTVAVDLGTRTEPARHRIGMFVNQLPVTGDLDAHAAFGDAARATRDTLRELYAVRAVPLGRAAGGVPAGLALAPVSVSYRRRAEAPRWHGALTARVDWTRFNHAARETLHLQIVDAPDGTTASLQFRPGTVSTDGVRRIAGHLRTLLRAAAENPDQSLAGLPLLTAAEWRQVVVDANDTGADYPDTTTVDRLIAAQARRTPDATAVESGDERVTYAGLNARANRLAHLLREEGVRPGGVVGVLARRSADLVIGLLAVLKAGAAYLPLDPDQPDERLAFMLTDAGAKLVLTASLLAPRLGGADVRAVLLEHAPDGRSAEDLEPAAGPGDPAYLIYTSGSTGTPKGVLNSHRGLCNRLDWMQRAFPLGADDTVLQKTPIGFDVSVWELFWPLMTGARLVMASPGGHRDPAYLREVITERRVTTVHFVPSMLGVFLEQPDAESCASLRRTICSGEELTTALAAEFLRRMPGELHNLYGPTEAAIDVSSWRCEPGLVAGRRRLPIGRPIQNMRLYVVDRWGNPVPAGVPGELLIGGPGVALGYLGREELTAERFVPDRFVPGARLYRTGDLARLREDGDLDYLGRIDRQVKLRGNRIEPGEVEAALLAHPDVAQAAVVVAGAEDDRRLVAYVVSGPEDDVRPGPLRTFLAARLPDYMIPATFVVVDGLPVTANGKLDHAALAGRPVPRAAGAASAAPADDKLVEDVRAIWAEVLGVEGLGPDDDLFDLGGHSLTITQIATRMRRRLRLDLPLQVFYDTPTVSGVVAAASRLQA